A single Anaerolineae bacterium DNA region contains:
- a CDS encoding GMC family oxidoreductase, translating to MAIKKDPVDAVVVGMGWAGGIMAKELAQAGLTVVGLERGPYRNTAPHFQPPEIHDELRYARRHGLMQNLRRETNTFRNNPRQRALPMRQWAYGQGAYPLGEGLGGSGVHWNGQSWRFLPWDFETRSRTVERYGEEAIPPDATIQDWGITYDDLEPYYDKFEYAAGISGQAGNLQGQTQEGGNPFEGPRQRDYPLPPLKTAYSGLLFWEGAERLGYHPFPSPAGNQSQAYTNPDGVAMGRCLYCGFCSKYGCEVAAKSSPLTTVLPVVLGLDNFQLRTHANVIRVNLDDTRTRAVSVTYVDAQGREIEQPADIIVLAAYALNNVRLLLLSGIGQTYDPMSGEGLIGKNYSYQFISAVSAFFEDRVFNPFMSAGAMATVVDDFNGDNFDHTGLGFIGGGFIAQFTGEAAPINTHPVPLGTPPWGSEWKRAAAENYRRAFTIITHGAVLSYRNNYLDLDPTYRDAYGQPLLRMTFNWTDNELRMADFLTNKAALIAREAGASDINIFRLARTFSIVPGQATHNNGGAIMGADPATSVVNPYLQMWDVPNLFVVGASAFPQNTGYNPTETVGALAYWTADAIRNRYLKNPGPLA from the coding sequence ATGGCAATCAAGAAGGACCCCGTAGATGCAGTGGTAGTCGGAATGGGCTGGGCCGGAGGGATTATGGCCAAGGAACTGGCCCAGGCGGGCCTAACCGTAGTCGGCCTGGAGCGCGGACCTTACCGCAACACCGCCCCTCACTTCCAGCCTCCGGAGATACACGACGAGCTCAGGTATGCGCGCCGGCACGGGCTCATGCAGAACCTGCGCCGGGAGACGAACACCTTCCGCAATAACCCCCGCCAGCGGGCCCTGCCCATGCGGCAGTGGGCCTACGGTCAGGGGGCATATCCACTGGGCGAGGGGCTGGGCGGCTCAGGCGTACACTGGAACGGCCAGTCCTGGCGCTTCCTGCCCTGGGACTTCGAGACCCGGAGCCGGACGGTGGAGCGATACGGGGAGGAGGCCATCCCCCCCGACGCCACCATCCAGGACTGGGGCATCACCTACGACGACTTGGAGCCGTACTACGACAAGTTCGAGTATGCCGCCGGCATATCGGGCCAGGCGGGAAACCTGCAAGGGCAGACCCAGGAGGGGGGCAACCCCTTCGAGGGTCCGCGGCAGCGGGACTATCCCCTGCCTCCTCTCAAGACGGCCTACTCCGGACTCCTGTTCTGGGAGGGGGCGGAGCGGCTGGGATATCACCCGTTCCCCAGCCCGGCCGGCAATCAGAGCCAGGCCTACACCAACCCTGATGGGGTGGCCATGGGGCGGTGCCTGTACTGCGGTTTCTGTAGCAAGTACGGCTGTGAGGTGGCGGCCAAGTCCTCTCCACTGACTACGGTCCTGCCGGTCGTTCTGGGGCTGGACAACTTCCAGTTGCGCACCCACGCTAACGTGATACGGGTCAACCTCGACGACACCCGTACGAGGGCCGTGAGCGTCACCTACGTGGATGCCCAGGGCCGCGAGATCGAGCAACCGGCCGACATCATCGTTCTGGCTGCCTATGCTCTGAACAACGTGCGGCTGTTGCTCCTCTCGGGTATCGGCCAGACCTACGACCCGATGAGCGGCGAGGGGCTGATAGGCAAGAACTACAGCTACCAGTTCATCTCCGCCGTCAGCGCCTTCTTCGAGGATCGGGTCTTCAACCCGTTCATGTCCGCCGGGGCCATGGCTACGGTGGTCGACGACTTCAACGGTGACAACTTCGACCACACCGGCCTGGGCTTCATCGGCGGAGGCTTCATCGCCCAGTTCACTGGCGAGGCTGCCCCCATCAACACCCATCCCGTTCCCTTGGGGACTCCTCCCTGGGGCTCAGAGTGGAAGCGGGCCGCGGCGGAGAACTACCGTAGGGCCTTCACCATCATCACCCACGGGGCGGTCCTCTCCTATCGGAACAACTACCTGGACCTTGACCCGACCTACCGAGACGCTTACGGACAGCCCCTCCTGCGCATGACTTTCAACTGGACGGACAACGAGCTGAGGATGGCCGACTTTCTGACCAACAAGGCGGCGCTGATCGCGCGGGAGGCGGGGGCAAGCGACATCAACATCTTCCGCCTGGCGCGCACCTTCAGCATCGTCCCTGGCCAGGCCACCCACAACAACGGTGGCGCCATCATGGGCGCCGACCCGGCCACCAGCGTGGTCAACCCCTACCTGCAGATGTGGGACGTGCCCAACCTCTTCGTGGTGGGCGCCAGTGCCTTCCCCCAGAACACCGGCTACAACCCCACGGAGACGGTAGGCGCGCTGGCCTACTGGACGGCGGACGCCATCCGCAATCGCTACCTCAAGAACCCAGGCCCTTTGGCCTGA
- a CDS encoding Glu/Leu/Phe/Val dehydrogenase, giving the protein MSAHGNDRDHLSPYEIAILQFDEACKHLDLQEGVVEMMRYCKRELTVNFPVMMDSGKVRIYTGYRVHHSTVRGPTKGGIRYHPSVSLDEVRALAMWMTWKCAVTNIPYGGAKGGVVVDPRELSMRELERLTRRYATEISVLMGPDSDIPAPDVNTNPQIMAWMMDTYSMHQGYTIPAVVTGKPELVGGSAGRPSATGRSVHYCILRSLARKGKRPQGTRVVVQGFGNVGSWAARLLSEDGCTVVGISDSRGAIYNDSGLDPRSVLEHKSRTGSVADYPEAENVDEEQFMGLPCDVLVPAALEMAIKSEQARQIQATLIVEGANGPTTPGADDILNDRGVTIVPDILANSGGVVVSYFEWVQDIQRLFWTEGEIERRLEGLLDRAFDEVVAVAEEKKVPMRTAAMMCAIRRVHDATLVRGIYP; this is encoded by the coding sequence ATGTCGGCCCATGGGAACGATCGCGACCATCTCAGCCCCTACGAGATAGCCATCTTGCAGTTCGACGAAGCCTGTAAGCACCTGGACCTGCAGGAAGGCGTGGTCGAGATGATGCGCTACTGCAAGCGCGAGCTCACGGTGAACTTCCCAGTGATGATGGACAGCGGCAAGGTGCGCATCTACACCGGGTATCGGGTTCATCACTCGACCGTGCGTGGGCCGACCAAGGGAGGCATCCGCTACCACCCCAGCGTCAGCCTGGATGAGGTGCGGGCCCTGGCCATGTGGATGACCTGGAAGTGCGCGGTGACCAACATCCCCTACGGCGGGGCCAAGGGCGGGGTAGTAGTGGACCCCCGAGAACTCTCGATGCGGGAGCTGGAGCGGCTGACCCGCCGGTACGCTACCGAGATCAGCGTGCTCATGGGCCCGGATTCGGACATCCCTGCGCCTGACGTGAACACCAACCCTCAGATCATGGCCTGGATGATGGACACCTACTCCATGCACCAGGGCTACACCATCCCGGCGGTGGTCACCGGCAAGCCCGAGTTGGTCGGCGGATCGGCAGGGCGACCCAGTGCCACTGGCCGCAGCGTCCATTACTGCATCCTGCGCTCTCTGGCGCGCAAGGGCAAGCGACCGCAGGGAACCCGAGTGGTGGTACAGGGCTTCGGGAACGTGGGCTCCTGGGCCGCCCGACTGCTGAGCGAGGATGGATGCACGGTAGTGGGCATCTCCGACAGCCGGGGGGCCATCTACAATGACAGCGGCCTGGACCCGCGGTCGGTCCTGGAACACAAGTCCCGGACGGGAAGCGTGGCCGACTACCCCGAGGCAGAGAACGTGGACGAAGAGCAGTTCATGGGCCTGCCCTGCGACGTGCTCGTGCCGGCAGCTCTGGAGATGGCCATCAAGAGCGAGCAGGCGCGGCAGATCCAGGCCACCCTGATCGTCGAGGGGGCCAACGGCCCCACCACTCCCGGCGCCGATGACATCCTCAATGACCGGGGCGTGACCATAGTGCCCGACATCCTGGCCAACAGCGGGGGCGTGGTAGTGTCGTACTTCGAGTGGGTGCAGGACATTCAGCGGCTGTTCTGGACCGAGGGCGAGATCGAGCGCCGGCTGGAGGGCCTGTTGGACCGGGCGTTCGACGAGGTGGTGGCCGTGGCGGAGGAGAAGAAGGTGCCCATGCGCACGGCTGCCATGATGTGCGCCATTCGCCGGGTGCACGATGCCACCCTGGTGCGGGGGATCTACCCCTAG
- a CDS encoding response regulator transcription factor → MPAKLLVVEDDPEMAELLASALDEQYQVEQVSDGETALRRISESVPDLIILDLVLPGRHGIDVCGDIRSLCDAPILVVSGLTHVRDRVQALQAGADDYLTKPFSVDELLARAMALLRRSRMYRQETYDDGVISVDLRGRRVTRYGVPVSLTPREFLLLECLMRAAGRVQSHAELLRCGWGPGYASARASLHVYVHRLRAKIEPDPAKPRYIISVGGVGYVFQPQDKPDARR, encoded by the coding sequence ATGCCAGCGAAGTTGCTGGTGGTGGAGGACGACCCGGAGATGGCGGAGCTGCTCGCGTCCGCCCTTGACGAGCAGTACCAGGTCGAGCAAGTCAGCGACGGCGAGACTGCGTTGCGTCGCATATCGGAGTCGGTGCCCGACCTGATCATCCTGGATTTGGTGCTCCCGGGGCGGCACGGCATTGACGTCTGCGGCGACATTCGCTCCCTGTGCGACGCCCCCATTCTGGTCGTCTCAGGGCTCACCCACGTTCGGGACCGGGTGCAGGCTCTGCAGGCGGGGGCAGATGACTACCTCACCAAGCCCTTCTCTGTCGACGAGCTCCTGGCCCGAGCCATGGCCCTGCTGCGCCGAAGCCGGATGTACCGTCAGGAAACCTACGATGATGGCGTCATCAGTGTGGATCTGCGCGGTCGGCGGGTGACCCGCTACGGCGTTCCCGTCTCCCTCACGCCGCGGGAGTTCCTCCTGCTCGAGTGTCTGATGCGGGCCGCCGGTCGGGTGCAATCGCACGCGGAGCTGCTGCGCTGTGGCTGGGGCCCCGGCTACGCCAGCGCCCGTGCCTCGCTGCATGTCTACGTACACCGCTTGCGGGCCAAGATCGAGCCCGACCCGGCTAAGCCTCGCTATATCATCTCCGTCGGCGGCGTCGGCTACGTCTTCCAGCCTCAGGACAAGCCAGACGCACGCCGCTAG
- a CDS encoding amidohydrolase has translation MRIDAHAHVWIEDGRRRATDLDRLLDACDRLGIDEAWVSCPVTTGMGTPDEVRRRNDAVLDAVRQHPARLRGYCFVVAGYFREALAEIDRCLDQGMIGIKLYHQYLINDPAVFPVVEKAIEERIPILCHAGHPMDERGRRQQPKISDGVHFADLAARYPEALLIMAHIGGGGDYEWSLQAIVEHPNIYADTSGSVIDEGMVEYAARLLGVERLIFGCDETEEGGVGKVLAADLTEEARQAIFSGNARRLLGRRRSR, from the coding sequence ATGCGCATCGACGCTCACGCCCACGTCTGGATCGAGGACGGCCGCCGGAGGGCCACCGACCTGGACCGCCTGCTCGACGCCTGCGACCGGCTCGGGATAGACGAGGCCTGGGTCTCTTGCCCCGTCACCACGGGCATGGGTACGCCCGACGAAGTGCGCCGCCGCAACGACGCCGTGCTTGACGCCGTACGCCAGCACCCAGCCCGTCTACGTGGCTATTGCTTCGTCGTTGCCGGCTACTTCCGCGAGGCCCTGGCCGAGATTGACCGCTGCCTGGACCAGGGCATGATCGGGATCAAGCTCTACCACCAGTACCTCATCAACGATCCGGCAGTGTTCCCGGTGGTGGAGAAGGCCATCGAGGAGCGCATTCCCATCCTCTGCCACGCCGGTCACCCGATGGATGAGAGAGGACGCCGACAGCAGCCCAAGATCTCTGATGGCGTCCACTTCGCCGATCTGGCGGCACGCTATCCCGAGGCCCTTCTAATCATGGCCCACATCGGGGGCGGTGGCGACTACGAGTGGAGCCTGCAAGCCATCGTGGAGCACCCGAACATCTACGCCGACACCAGCGGCAGCGTCATTGACGAGGGCATGGTGGAGTACGCCGCCCGGCTTCTGGGGGTCGAGCGGCTCATCTTCGGCTGCGATGAGACCGAGGAGGGCGGGGTGGGCAAGGTTCTGGCCGCCGACCTGACCGAGGAAGCACGACAAGCCATCTTCTCCGGCAATGCCCGGCGCCTGCTGGGCAGGCGCCGATCACGGTAG
- a CDS encoding amidohydrolase family protein → MRIDVHSHVRVKDGRLDVDHCRRLIEAADRLGIEQMWCSRPIGQGMPEPEAIREGNDAVLEAMHLYPDRIQGQCFVVPGWYRESLQEIDRCLDQGMIGIKLYNQYFINDPAVFPVIEKAIEEGIPVLDHAGHLMDTATRRQQPKISDGVHFADLARRYPEAILIMGHIGGGGDYEWSLQALADAPTVYADTSGSVIDEGMIEYAVRLLGAHRLLFACDGSEEAGVGKVLGAEITEEQREAIFSGNALAILSQRRAR, encoded by the coding sequence ATGCGAATAGATGTGCACTCTCACGTGCGAGTGAAAGACGGCCGCCTGGACGTGGATCACTGTCGCCGCCTGATTGAGGCCGCCGACCGCCTGGGCATCGAGCAGATGTGGTGTTCCCGGCCCATCGGCCAAGGCATGCCCGAGCCGGAGGCGATCCGGGAGGGCAACGACGCGGTGCTGGAGGCCATGCACCTCTACCCCGACCGCATCCAGGGGCAGTGCTTCGTCGTACCCGGCTGGTACCGGGAGTCGCTCCAGGAGATAGACCGCTGCCTGGACCAGGGCATGATCGGTATCAAGCTGTATAACCAGTACTTCATCAACGACCCCGCCGTCTTCCCGGTGATCGAGAAGGCCATCGAGGAGGGCATACCGGTGCTCGATCACGCCGGGCACCTCATGGACACCGCCACCCGCCGCCAGCAGCCCAAGATCTCCGATGGCGTCCACTTCGCTGACCTGGCCCGGCGCTACCCGGAGGCCATCCTCATAATGGGGCACATCGGCGGGGGCGGGGACTACGAGTGGAGCCTGCAGGCTCTGGCCGACGCTCCTACCGTCTATGCCGATACCAGCGGGAGCGTCATTGACGAAGGGATGATCGAGTACGCCGTGCGCCTGCTGGGCGCGCACCGGCTGTTGTTCGCCTGCGATGGGTCCGAGGAAGCGGGGGTGGGCAAGGTGCTGGGCGCGGAGATCACCGAGGAGCAACGGGAGGCCATCTTCTCCGGCAACGCGCTGGCCATACTGTCCCAGAGGAGAGCAAGATGA